In the Halichoerus grypus chromosome 4, mHalGry1.hap1.1, whole genome shotgun sequence genome, one interval contains:
- the TMEM177 gene encoding transmembrane protein 177, producing the protein MAGPLWRAATLAHRHRTGLLVGSCAGLFGAQISYHLAPDPVMRWLYQYWPRGQPAPLSPELRGLFQEVLQDIGVPSGHRCEAFTTFTFQPVSAGFPQLPAGAVVGIPATFLGGTLINTDHPVVVHGHRVNWQSPAGARLRDALTLSRDAQKFALAKEVVYVESGAAALQALPAPACLAGTWALGVGAKHALGLYGGPMNLRAAFNLLAAVAGFVAYAFSADSLTHALEAWLDRRAAALSAAYARGGVEFYEKILSGNVAVRSLLGDRGEKLYTPSGNIVPRHWFRIKHLPYTARRDCVLQMWRAALNPSRS; encoded by the coding sequence ATGGCCGGTCCCCTGTGGCGGGCCGCCACACTTGCGCACAGACATAGGACCGGCCTGTTGGTGGGTTCCTGTGCAGGCCTGTTCGGGGCCCAGATCTCATACCACCTCGCCCCAGACCCCGTGATGCGATGGCTGTACCAGTACTGGCCTCGGGGCCAGCCCGCCCCGCTCTCCCCAGAGCTGCGGGGGCTCTTCCAAGAGGTGCTGCAGGACATCGGTGTCCCCTCCGGCCACCGCTGCGAGGCTTTCACCACGTTCACCTTCCAGCCTGTGAGTGCTGGCTTCCCGCAACTCCCCGCGGGGGCCGTAGTGGGCATCCCAGCCACCTTCCTGGGTGGCACGTTGATCAACACCGATCACCCAGTGGTTGTACACGGGCACAGAGTGAACTGGCAGAGCCCAGCAGGCGCCCGGCTCAGAGATGCCCTGACCCTGTCCCGTGACGCCCAGAAGTTTGCCTTGGCCAAGGAAGTGGTGTACGTGGAGAGCGGTGCAGCTGCCCTCCAGGCCCTGCCGGCCCCAGCCTGCCTGGCGGGAACCTGGGCCCTGGGTGTGGGTGCCAAGCATGCCCTGGGGCTCTACGGAGGCCCCATGAATTTGCGGGCTGCCTTCAACCTGTTGGCGGCAGTGGCGGGCTTTGTGGCCTACGCCTTCTCCGCGGACTCGCTCACTCACGCCCTGGAAGCCTGGCTGGACCGCCGCGCAGCTGCCCTGTCTGCAGCCTATGCCCGGGGCGGGGTGGAGTTCTATGAGAAGATTTTGTCGGGCAACGTAGCTGTGCGCAGTCTCTTGGGCGATCGTGGAGAGAAGCTGTATACGCCCAGCGGGAACATCGTCCCCAGACACTGGTTCCGCATCAAACACCTACCCTACACGGCCCGCCGGGACTGTGTGCTGCAGATGTGGAGGGCAGCACTCAACCCGAGCCGCTCCTGA